Proteins encoded within one genomic window of Alteribacter populi:
- the spoVAC gene encoding stage V sporulation protein AC has product MKSVEQSRKDRFAERSKQIVAKPKWIKNALIAFVTGGLIAILGQLLFNRYIDWFDLTEKEAVNPVLATFIFVACLLTGLGVYDRLSEKGGAGLIVPITGFANSVTSSAMESRAEGIVYGVSGNMFRVAGAVLIFGVVSAYLVSFIRLLVETLIN; this is encoded by the coding sequence ATGAAATCCGTTGAACAAAGCAGAAAGGATCGATTTGCAGAAAGAAGCAAACAAATTGTAGCTAAACCGAAATGGATAAAAAACGCTCTCATTGCTTTCGTTACAGGGGGACTTATCGCGATCTTGGGACAACTGCTTTTTAATCGTTATATTGATTGGTTTGATCTGACTGAAAAAGAAGCGGTAAATCCTGTATTAGCTACGTTTATTTTCGTCGCTTGTTTATTAACCGGGTTAGGTGTATACGATCGTTTGTCTGAAAAAGGAGGAGCTGGACTTATTGTGCCGATTACAGGATTTGCGAACTCGGTTACAAGTAGTGCAATGGAATCTCGTGCTGAAGGGATTGTGTATGGGGTCTCAGGAAATATGTTTCGAGTAGCGGGGGCTGTTCTTATATTTGGAGTTGTTTCAGCTTATCTCGTCTCCTTCATTCGACTATTGGTAGAAACGCTCATTAATTGA
- a CDS encoding stage V sporulation protein AE, whose product MISKKRVILITDGDASAREAVITAAQQLGCFCISKSGGNPSPLSGESLIQLILESPYDPVLVLFDDCGYPEEGPGEKALMTVCKHPEIELLGALAVASQSFSHEWTKVHFSIDRNGELTEFGVDKDGIIDSEVGRIRGDTVYVLDQLPIPIVMGIGDLGKMGGRDEAKKGAPITTQAIRMILERSGHYDGTASR is encoded by the coding sequence ATGATTTCAAAAAAACGGGTTATATTAATTACCGATGGAGATGCTTCCGCACGGGAGGCAGTGATAACAGCCGCTCAGCAATTAGGGTGTTTTTGTATATCCAAATCAGGTGGGAACCCAAGCCCTTTAAGTGGGGAATCCCTCATCCAACTCATCTTAGAAAGCCCTTATGACCCTGTTCTTGTTCTTTTTGATGACTGTGGATATCCCGAAGAGGGTCCGGGTGAGAAGGCGTTGATGACTGTATGTAAGCATCCTGAAATAGAATTGTTAGGTGCTCTAGCTGTAGCATCGCAATCATTTTCCCATGAGTGGACAAAAGTTCATTTTTCTATTGATCGTAACGGAGAATTAACGGAGTTTGGGGTTGATAAAGACGGAATTATCGATTCGGAAGTGGGACGGATTCGAGGGGATACGGTTTATGTATTGGACCAACTCCCGATTCCAATCGTGATGGGTATAGGGGACTTAGGAAAAATGGGAGGACGTGATGAAGCGAAGAAGGGAGCGCCCATAACGACACAGGCGATCCGGATGATACTAGAAAGGAGCGGACATTATGACGGAACGGCATCACGATGA
- the lysA gene encoding diaminopimelate decarboxylase has protein sequence MNTKNHRINSEGHLEIAGVNTTLLAEKYGTPLFVYDVQDICERAKAFQQAFEEEQVRYQVAYASKAFSCIAIVQLMDELGLSLDVVSGGELYTALQAGFPVERIHFHGNNKSPDEIEMAVKAGVGCFVVDNFHELTWLMAITQSLETKMNVLLRITPGVEAHTHEYISTGQEDSKFGFDISSGQAEKAIQQVVSDERLHLLGFHCHIGSQIFETDGFVSAVDEIFQHLVEWRDTTGYCPEVLNLGGGFGIRYSKGDEPLPLGDYVKAMIEAVKNHTERHSFSIPEIWIEPGRALVGEAGTTLYTVGARKSIPGVRDYVSVDGGMTDNIRPALYQAKYEAVVANKGDAPTTDTVSIAGKCCESGDMLIWDLKVPFIEQGDLLAVKSTGAYGYSMANNYNRIQRPAVVFLQDNQDYCVIERETYQQMTQLDRPWNRNGKKTEVLVKSS, from the coding sequence ATGAATACAAAAAATCATCGGATTAATAGTGAAGGTCACCTGGAAATTGCAGGGGTGAATACGACCCTTTTAGCAGAAAAATACGGTACACCTTTGTTTGTCTATGACGTTCAAGACATTTGTGAACGAGCTAAAGCTTTTCAACAGGCCTTTGAAGAAGAACAAGTGAGATACCAGGTTGCCTACGCAAGTAAAGCTTTTAGTTGTATTGCCATTGTCCAGCTTATGGATGAACTTGGGTTAAGTTTAGATGTCGTTTCAGGCGGGGAGCTTTATACAGCTTTGCAAGCAGGTTTCCCTGTTGAACGAATTCATTTTCACGGCAATAATAAATCTCCTGACGAAATTGAAATGGCAGTAAAAGCAGGGGTTGGTTGTTTTGTCGTCGATAATTTCCACGAACTCACATGGCTTATGGCGATTACGCAAAGTCTTGAGACAAAAATGAATGTATTATTGCGGATCACACCAGGTGTAGAAGCTCATACTCATGAATACATTAGTACCGGACAGGAAGATTCCAAATTTGGATTTGACATATCAAGTGGACAGGCTGAAAAAGCAATCCAACAAGTAGTCAGTGATGAACGGTTACATCTTCTAGGCTTTCATTGTCACATCGGTTCACAAATTTTTGAAACGGACGGCTTCGTTTCTGCAGTAGATGAAATTTTTCAACATCTTGTTGAGTGGCGGGACACTACTGGATATTGCCCAGAGGTTTTAAATTTAGGTGGGGGTTTTGGGATCCGATACAGTAAAGGTGATGAACCATTGCCGTTAGGTGATTACGTCAAGGCAATGATTGAAGCTGTAAAAAATCATACCGAACGTCATAGCTTTTCAATTCCGGAGATTTGGATTGAGCCAGGGAGGGCGTTAGTCGGTGAAGCAGGAACGACCCTTTATACTGTTGGAGCAAGAAAGTCGATCCCCGGTGTCCGGGATTATGTTTCGGTTGACGGAGGGATGACTGATAATATAAGACCTGCTCTTTACCAGGCGAAGTACGAAGCTGTTGTTGCCAATAAAGGAGATGCCCCGACCACGGATACGGTGTCTATCGCTGGAAAATGTTGTGAGTCTGGGGATATGCTTATTTGGGACTTGAAGGTTCCTTTCATTGAGCAGGGGGACTTGCTCGCAGTTAAGTCAACAGGTGCTTACGGCTATTCAATGGCTAATAACTACAATCGAATACAACGTCCAGCTGTTGTCTTTCTACAAGATAATCAAGATTATTGTGTTATTGAAAGAGAAACCTATCAGCAAATGACACAATTAGACCGACCATGGAATCGAAACGGGAAAAAGACAGAGGTACTAGTGAAATCTAGCTAA
- a CDS encoding bifunctional 3,4-dihydroxy-2-butanone-4-phosphate synthase/GTP cyclohydrolase II, translating into MIQFDPIEEAIYELIQGKMVIVCDDEDRENEGDFVALADKTTPEVINFMITHGRGLVCTPITQKRAEELELMPMVDHNTDPHGTAFTVSVDHQSTTTGISAHERANTVRALIDPETKGIDFKRPGHIFPLIAKDGGVLRRAGHTEAAVDLARLCGSAPAGVICEIIKEDGSMARVPDLRKIADEHEIKMITIKDLIQYRNRKDQLVKKEVEISLPTQFGEFKAVGYSNVVDGKEHVALIKGEITPEKPTLVRVHSECLTGDVFASERCDCGPQLHAALEQIEEAGEGVLLYMRQEGRGIGLLNKMKAYKLQEEGFDTVEANAQLGFAPDLRDYGIGAQILRDIGVSKMKLLTNNPRKITGLKGYDLEVVDRVPLQLPHTRANERYLKVKKEKLGHMLHF; encoded by the coding sequence ATGATCCAATTCGATCCAATTGAAGAAGCGATATATGAACTAATACAAGGTAAAATGGTCATTGTCTGCGATGATGAAGACCGCGAAAATGAGGGTGACTTTGTCGCACTTGCCGATAAAACGACTCCAGAAGTCATTAATTTTATGATCACTCATGGCAGAGGACTTGTTTGTACACCAATTACCCAAAAAAGAGCAGAAGAGCTCGAGCTCATGCCGATGGTTGATCATAATACAGATCCCCACGGAACTGCTTTTACAGTTAGTGTGGACCATCAGTCTACTACCACTGGTATTTCCGCCCATGAACGCGCAAACACGGTAAGAGCGTTGATCGATCCGGAAACAAAAGGCATAGATTTTAAAAGGCCAGGACACATTTTCCCTCTTATTGCTAAAGACGGGGGCGTATTGAGAAGAGCGGGGCATACAGAAGCTGCTGTAGATTTGGCCAGACTCTGCGGGTCTGCACCTGCAGGAGTTATTTGTGAAATTATTAAAGAGGATGGAAGTATGGCGAGGGTCCCTGATCTTCGTAAAATTGCGGATGAGCATGAAATTAAAATGATTACGATTAAAGACTTGATCCAATACCGTAATCGGAAAGATCAACTTGTTAAAAAGGAAGTAGAAATCTCCCTTCCAACACAGTTTGGTGAATTTAAAGCGGTTGGTTATTCTAATGTTGTTGATGGAAAAGAACATGTCGCTTTAATTAAAGGAGAAATAACTCCTGAAAAGCCTACACTTGTACGCGTTCATTCGGAATGTTTAACTGGAGATGTGTTTGCTTCCGAACGCTGTGATTGCGGACCGCAGCTTCACGCTGCATTAGAGCAAATTGAGGAAGCGGGTGAAGGAGTCCTTCTTTATATGAGGCAAGAAGGCCGGGGTATCGGTTTATTAAACAAAATGAAAGCTTATAAACTTCAAGAAGAAGGGTTTGACACGGTAGAAGCAAATGCACAGCTTGGCTTTGCTCCTGATCTCCGTGATTATGGAATTGGTGCTCAAATATTAAGGGATATTGGCGTAAGTAAAATGAAACTTCTCACAAACAATCCGCGAAAGATTACCGGTTTAAAAGGATATGACCTTGAAGTCGTGGACCGGGTTCCTTTACAATTACCGCATACGAGAGCAAATGAACGTTATTTAAAAGTAAAGAAAGAAAAATTAGGACATATGCTGCACTTTTAG
- a CDS encoding peptidylprolyl isomerase: MKKGTIVLDSGNKLELEFYPEAAPGTVENFEKLANDGFYDGLTFHRVIPGFVAQGGCPVGNGTGGSDQTIKCETEGNPHKHVRGTLSMAHAGKDTGSSQFFIVHEPQPHLDGVHTVFGQVTEGVDAVLNIKQGDVMQQVRVFDEE; this comes from the coding sequence ATGAAAAAAGGAACGATTGTGTTAGACAGCGGAAACAAATTAGAACTCGAATTTTATCCAGAAGCAGCACCGGGTACGGTTGAAAACTTTGAAAAGCTTGCTAACGACGGTTTCTATGACGGCCTTACATTTCACCGTGTGATTCCAGGCTTTGTAGCTCAAGGTGGTTGTCCGGTTGGAAATGGAACTGGTGGCAGTGATCAAACAATCAAGTGTGAAACAGAAGGAAACCCTCACAAACATGTACGAGGTACTCTATCTATGGCTCATGCTGGTAAAGATACAGGAAGCAGCCAATTTTTTATTGTTCATGAACCGCAGCCTCATCTAGATGGTGTCCATACCGTGTTCGGACAAGTAACAGAAGGTGTGGATGCTGTACTAAATATTAAGCAAGGCGATGTAATGCAACAAGTCCGTGTTTTTGATGAAGAATAA
- the ribH gene encoding 6,7-dimethyl-8-ribityllumazine synthase, with protein MGNVYEGQLVGTGLKIGIVAGRFNEFITGKLVAGAQDALRRHGVGEEDVDLAWVPGAFEIPLIAKKMADSNKYDAVITLGTVIRGSTPHFDYVCSEAAKGVSNVALSSGIPVIFGVLTTETIEQAIERAGTKAGNKGSEVAVGAIEMANLTKTLEG; from the coding sequence ATGGGAAACGTGTATGAAGGCCAATTAGTAGGTACAGGATTAAAAATAGGGATTGTTGCAGGTCGCTTTAATGAGTTTATTACCGGTAAGCTCGTAGCTGGGGCACAAGATGCTTTAAGACGACATGGTGTTGGTGAAGAAGATGTCGATCTTGCGTGGGTGCCAGGTGCATTTGAAATTCCGCTTATTGCAAAAAAAATGGCTGACTCTAATAAATATGATGCAGTCATTACGCTAGGAACCGTCATCCGAGGATCTACACCACATTTTGACTATGTTTGTTCAGAGGCTGCAAAAGGTGTATCCAATGTTGCTTTATCCAGTGGCATTCCAGTTATCTTTGGTGTACTTACAACAGAAACAATCGAGCAAGCGATCGAACGGGCTGGAACCAAAGCTGGTAATAAAGGTTCGGAAGTGGCTGTTGGTGCCATTGAAATGGCCAACCTAACGAAAACATTAGAAGGATAA
- the spoVAE gene encoding stage V sporulation protein AE, with protein MEYLQAFVVGGLFCLIGQLFMDFGKWSPAHIMGGFVVAGALLDGFHLYDRLIDFAGMGALIPISSFGHFLVHGAMTEAHRYGFLGIGMGIFEVTSAGVSTAILFGFLFALIFKPKG; from the coding sequence ATGGAATATTTACAAGCTTTTGTGGTGGGTGGATTATTTTGTCTAATTGGTCAATTGTTTATGGATTTTGGGAAGTGGTCACCTGCTCATATAATGGGGGGATTCGTTGTAGCTGGAGCTCTGTTAGATGGGTTTCATCTTTATGATCGGTTAATTGACTTTGCAGGAATGGGTGCCCTTATTCCCATCTCTAGCTTCGGTCATTTTCTTGTTCATGGTGCTATGACAGAAGCTCATCGATATGGTTTCCTAGGGATCGGTATGGGGATATTTGAAGTAACTTCTGCCGGTGTATCTACAGCGATTCTATTTGGGTTTTTATTTGCACTCATCTTTAAGCCAAAGGGGTGA
- the spoVAD gene encoding stage V sporulation protein AD — MKNLRQTWVLNHPVYVEGTACVSGPKEKEGPVGHYLDKSFDNLYCGESTWEKAERALMKEAVDLCLKKKGCPEEEVDFFIAGDLLNQNVTSNYTARNYAWPYLGVFSACATSMEGVALIALFVSFGMIKRGLTAVSSHYGAVERQFRLPLEHVKQKPTTAMRTVTGAGAMLISTKESPISIRSLTIGKVIDWEMKNPLDMGQAMAPAAFDTFKKHLKETGKTEKDYDLIITGDLSMYGSRQFLAMCEEEGLFITDKYLDGGNTIYGYHPLGIAGGSGAGCSALVLYGYVFHKMKSEHWKKVLCIATGALFNPLTVRQKDTIPCIAHAVEFELDPSVEA; from the coding sequence GTGAAAAATCTTCGACAAACATGGGTCCTTAATCATCCGGTATACGTGGAAGGGACGGCCTGTGTATCAGGACCAAAAGAGAAAGAAGGACCAGTTGGCCATTACCTAGATAAATCATTTGATAACCTGTACTGCGGTGAAAGCACGTGGGAAAAAGCAGAAAGGGCACTGATGAAAGAAGCTGTTGATCTTTGTCTAAAGAAAAAAGGGTGTCCTGAAGAGGAAGTTGACTTTTTTATTGCTGGTGATCTGCTTAATCAAAATGTTACTAGTAACTACACAGCAAGAAATTACGCTTGGCCTTATCTCGGGGTATTTAGTGCATGCGCTACCTCCATGGAAGGTGTAGCACTGATCGCATTGTTTGTAAGTTTCGGGATGATAAAACGCGGACTAACTGCTGTAAGCAGTCATTACGGAGCCGTTGAAAGGCAATTCAGATTGCCGCTAGAGCATGTAAAACAAAAGCCTACGACAGCGATGAGGACAGTTACGGGAGCAGGTGCTATGCTCATTTCCACTAAAGAAAGCCCAATTTCTATACGTTCCTTAACGATTGGGAAGGTGATTGACTGGGAGATGAAAAATCCTTTGGACATGGGACAAGCGATGGCTCCAGCCGCTTTTGATACCTTTAAAAAACATTTAAAAGAAACGGGCAAAACAGAAAAAGATTATGATTTGATCATCACCGGGGACTTAAGTATGTATGGTTCTCGCCAATTTCTTGCCATGTGTGAAGAAGAAGGTCTTTTTATCACAGATAAATATTTAGATGGGGGGAATACGATTTATGGCTATCATCCATTAGGAATTGCGGGTGGAAGCGGAGCAGGCTGTAGCGCATTAGTGCTCTATGGATATGTGTTTCACAAAATGAAAAGTGAACATTGGAAAAAAGTGCTGTGTATTGCGACAGGTGCTCTGTTTAATCCTTTAACAGTGCGACAAAAAGATACTATCCCATGTATAGCTCACGCGGTGGAGTTTGAACTCGACCCGAGTGTGGAGGCGTAA
- a CDS encoding spore germination protein produces MTERHHDETKEDHPFSFDIKENERRIKERVGIGESFDVGVRKLHILDKEVQFYFVNGLCDIQYIIELLKELMFIDVTERKKRNAREQIENHLTHVQVEYVDNLDDAISEMLSGLIFILIEGEKEAIVIDVRQYPGRGPEEPDTERVVRGSRDGYTENIIENTALTRRRIRDERLRNEILRVGRRSKTDISLTYIEGVVDKNLVSVIRKELENIDIDSLTMADKVVEEFIVKQGNNPFPLVRYTERPDVAATHILEGHVAVIVDASPSVMIFPTTFFHHVQHAEEYRQAPAIGTFLRWVRFAGILFSLFILPLWLLLVIEPTLLPEHLDFIGPEDTTNVPVFLQIVLAELGIELLRMAAIHTPSPLATALGLVAALLIGEIAIEVGLFVPEVILYVAVGAIGMFATPSYEMSIALRILRLALIVSVVLLKVQGFMLATTVFILMLASIKSLNVPYLWPFIPFYPKAMYDVLIRQAIPVKRRRPSVVHPQNVFKQSK; encoded by the coding sequence ATGACGGAACGGCATCACGATGAGACGAAAGAAGACCATCCATTTTCTTTTGATATAAAAGAAAATGAAAGAAGAATCAAAGAGCGTGTAGGAATTGGTGAGAGCTTTGATGTAGGTGTTCGTAAACTACATATTTTAGATAAAGAAGTACAATTTTATTTTGTGAACGGTTTATGTGACATACAATATATTATTGAATTACTAAAAGAATTAATGTTTATTGACGTGACTGAGCGAAAAAAAAGAAACGCACGAGAACAAATTGAAAATCATCTCACACACGTGCAGGTTGAATATGTCGATAATCTAGATGACGCTATTAGCGAAATGCTTTCCGGACTTATTTTTATTCTTATTGAGGGAGAAAAAGAAGCTATTGTAATAGATGTCCGGCAATATCCAGGAAGAGGACCTGAGGAACCGGACACTGAACGTGTAGTGCGGGGGAGCCGGGATGGATATACAGAGAATATTATTGAAAACACGGCGCTAACAAGACGCAGAATCCGTGATGAGCGATTGCGAAATGAGATATTGCGAGTCGGGCGTCGCTCGAAAACAGACATTAGTCTCACCTACATTGAAGGTGTAGTAGATAAGAATCTCGTCTCTGTTATTCGCAAAGAGCTCGAAAATATTGATATTGATAGTTTGACAATGGCAGATAAAGTGGTAGAAGAGTTTATCGTTAAACAAGGGAATAACCCTTTTCCTCTTGTACGATACACAGAAAGGCCTGACGTAGCTGCGACCCATATATTAGAAGGTCATGTGGCCGTTATTGTAGATGCTTCTCCGAGCGTGATGATATTTCCGACGACATTCTTTCATCATGTCCAGCACGCGGAAGAATACCGGCAAGCTCCAGCAATCGGGACGTTCTTAAGGTGGGTAAGGTTTGCGGGAATCTTATTTTCCCTGTTTATTTTACCCCTTTGGCTTCTGTTAGTTATTGAGCCTACTTTACTGCCCGAACATTTGGATTTTATCGGACCTGAAGACACTACGAATGTTCCCGTCTTCCTGCAAATCGTATTAGCAGAACTCGGGATCGAACTGCTGAGGATGGCTGCTATTCATACTCCTTCTCCATTAGCGACGGCACTTGGTTTAGTAGCCGCCTTACTTATTGGAGAAATCGCAATAGAAGTTGGATTGTTTGTTCCAGAGGTCATTCTTTACGTCGCAGTTGGTGCGATTGGCATGTTTGCGACGCCGAGCTATGAAATGAGTATAGCTCTACGAATATTGCGGCTGGCTCTGATTGTCTCAGTCGTTCTACTTAAAGTTCAAGGGTTTATGTTGGCAACAACTGTGTTTATTCTGATGTTAGCTTCGATAAAATCATTAAATGTTCCGTATCTATGGCCGTTTATCCCGTTCTATCCAAAAGCGATGTATGACGTTCTTATTCGTCAAGCTATTCCAGTTAAGCGAAGACGACCAAGCGTGGTTCATCCGCAAAATGTATTCAAACAGTCTAAGTAA
- the ribD gene encoding bifunctional diaminohydroxyphosphoribosylaminopyrimidine deaminase/5-amino-6-(5-phosphoribosylamino)uracil reductase RibD encodes MTDEQYMKLAIEMAKTTEGQTSPNPVVGAVLVHNNQVVGMGAHLKAGELHAERHALQMAGDKAEGATMYVTLEPCSHHGRTPPCADALIEAKVSKVVVATKDPNPQVAGKGIKKLTSAGITVVEGVLKHEADQLNRTFFHAIQTKKPFVTLKSATSLDGKIATSKGESKWITGDEARADVHYLRHIHDGILVGVNTVLKDDPSLTTRMSGGGSHPVRIVLDHHLKTPLNAKLVTDGIAPTWIIASEASDSNKRDALEKLGVKVFTVGKEHIEIIELLYFLGEKKLNSLLVEGGGVINDSFLRSGEFDQVIVYLAPILIGGKEAYSSFSGLGIENLSNAVKLRIVEVTQTGSDIKITAEKESV; translated from the coding sequence ATGACAGATGAACAATATATGAAGCTTGCAATTGAAATGGCGAAGACAACCGAAGGACAAACATCACCAAACCCAGTCGTAGGTGCAGTTCTTGTTCATAATAATCAAGTTGTCGGTATGGGGGCTCATTTAAAAGCAGGAGAGCTCCATGCAGAACGACATGCCCTGCAAATGGCAGGAGACAAGGCAGAGGGGGCAACAATGTATGTGACGCTTGAGCCTTGTTCTCACCATGGCAGAACTCCTCCTTGTGCAGATGCTTTAATTGAAGCAAAGGTGAGTAAGGTGGTCGTGGCTACGAAAGACCCTAATCCACAAGTTGCCGGAAAAGGTATTAAAAAACTAACGAGTGCGGGGATTACGGTCGTGGAAGGGGTATTAAAACATGAAGCAGATCAATTGAATCGCACTTTCTTTCATGCTATTCAAACGAAAAAACCGTTTGTCACCTTAAAGTCAGCGACAAGTCTTGATGGAAAAATTGCTACATCAAAAGGGGAAAGTAAATGGATCACAGGAGATGAAGCGCGTGCGGACGTCCACTATCTACGTCATATTCATGATGGAATTTTAGTTGGAGTGAACACAGTTCTAAAAGATGATCCAAGTTTAACGACTCGAATGTCTGGTGGAGGGTCACATCCGGTTCGGATTGTACTCGATCATCATTTAAAAACCCCATTAAATGCAAAATTAGTAACAGATGGTATAGCGCCAACATGGATTATTGCCAGTGAAGCAAGCGATAGTAATAAACGTGACGCTCTTGAGAAATTAGGGGTCAAGGTTTTTACAGTAGGAAAAGAACATATTGAGATTATTGAGCTACTTTATTTCCTTGGCGAAAAGAAATTAAACTCCCTTCTTGTAGAAGGAGGGGGCGTGATCAATGACAGCTTTTTAAGATCGGGAGAATTTGATCAGGTTATTGTCTACCTTGCTCCAATTCTAATAGGGGGTAAAGAAGCTTACTCTTCTTTTTCAGGATTAGGCATTGAAAATTTGTCAAATGCTGTGAAGCTTCGCATTGTTGAAGTGACTCAGACCGGCTCTGATATAAAAATTACTGCGGAAAAGGAGAGTGTTTGA
- a CDS encoding stage V sporulation protein AA: MEERMYLRLKARVKVRHPQTLVLKDVAQIIAPEEWINDLNQLPVVGKKHANSPIVLEAMSIVSLIAKKYPDADVQVVGPVQTVVWHDIKKQPMKPLLFSLVWFLLFIGSALAIMNFHEDVSMLGVHQKLYKVITGVTVEHPLWLQIPYSFGLGMGMILFFNHLFQKRINNEPSPLEMEMFNYQDNIDRYVALNHRSEKGNDEEHD, from the coding sequence ATGGAAGAACGGATGTATCTTCGATTAAAAGCACGGGTGAAAGTTCGTCATCCTCAAACGCTTGTCCTTAAAGATGTCGCACAAATTATTGCCCCGGAAGAGTGGATAAACGACCTGAACCAGCTCCCTGTTGTTGGAAAAAAGCATGCAAATAGCCCGATCGTTCTTGAAGCCATGAGTATTGTATCATTAATTGCTAAAAAGTACCCAGATGCAGATGTTCAAGTTGTGGGTCCGGTTCAGACAGTCGTATGGCATGATATCAAAAAACAACCAATGAAACCTCTTTTGTTTTCACTCGTTTGGTTTTTATTATTTATAGGATCAGCTCTGGCGATCATGAACTTCCATGAGGACGTCAGTATGCTAGGCGTTCATCAAAAACTTTACAAAGTCATTACCGGTGTGACCGTTGAACATCCACTATGGTTACAAATTCCCTATTCTTTCGGATTGGGGATGGGGATGATTCTGTTTTTTAATCATCTATTTCAAAAACGAATAAATAATGAGCCGAGCCCATTAGAAATGGAGATGTTTAATTACCAAGATAATATTGACCGGTATGTGGCGTTAAATCATCGATCAGAAAAAGGAAATGACGAGGAACATGATTGA
- a CDS encoding stage V sporulation protein AB: MIDFAMTVMIGFAGGIAVGSGFVAFLTVLGIIPRLAQLSSTSRLITKYESAVILGALAGAWMSLGSPMFTITKLVAIPVGLAAGIFVGLLAAALTEVLNVFPILAKRVGVDERITWLLFAIVLGKITGSLFHWLYFSPLR; encoded by the coding sequence ATGATTGATTTTGCAATGACGGTGATGATTGGGTTCGCGGGTGGGATTGCGGTTGGAAGTGGTTTTGTTGCTTTTTTAACTGTCCTTGGGATAATTCCCCGACTTGCCCAATTAAGTAGTACCAGTCGACTAATAACAAAATATGAAAGTGCTGTCATTTTAGGTGCTCTTGCGGGTGCTTGGATGAGCTTAGGGAGTCCAATGTTTACGATTACGAAGTTGGTCGCTATCCCAGTAGGACTAGCAGCGGGCATTTTTGTTGGACTCTTGGCAGCTGCATTAACAGAAGTGCTTAATGTATTTCCGATACTCGCGAAAAGAGTTGGAGTAGATGAAAGAATCACCTGGCTCTTGTTTGCGATCGTACTAGGTAAAATAACCGGGTCGTTGTTCCACTGGTTGTATTTTTCTCCATTGAGGTGA
- the ribE gene encoding riboflavin synthase has translation MFTGIIEEKGTIQQIRQSGEAIVMNIQASEILSDVKLGDSIAVNGVCLTVTEFDSKSFSVDLMPETVRNTSLRMLTKGSEVNLERAMAANGRFGGHFVSGHVDGLGRIISKKKDANAVYYEIEVDDVLIKYMMLKGSVSVDGTSLTVFGVHDHSFIISIIPHTIEETIIGQRKPGDVVNIEADMLAKYMEQFLLKRFRADEQSSEKLTEAFLKEHGF, from the coding sequence ATGTTTACGGGGATAATTGAAGAAAAAGGAACAATCCAGCAAATTCGTCAATCTGGTGAAGCGATCGTTATGAACATTCAAGCTTCTGAAATTTTATCTGATGTCAAACTTGGCGATAGTATAGCTGTTAATGGTGTTTGCTTAACGGTAACCGAATTTGACAGTAAATCGTTCTCTGTAGATTTGATGCCTGAAACAGTTCGAAATACAAGTCTTAGGATGTTAACAAAAGGTTCTGAAGTTAATTTAGAACGAGCGATGGCAGCAAATGGCCGTTTTGGAGGTCATTTTGTATCAGGACACGTTGATGGCTTAGGAAGAATTATTTCAAAAAAGAAAGACGCCAATGCTGTCTATTATGAAATTGAAGTGGACGACGTGCTCATCAAATATATGATGTTAAAAGGGTCTGTATCTGTTGATGGCACGAGCTTAACTGTTTTTGGCGTTCACGATCATAGCTTTATCATCTCAATCATTCCACATACGATCGAAGAAACAATTATCGGTCAAAGAAAGCCTGGAGATGTTGTGAATATTGAAGCGGATATGCTTGCGAAGTACATGGAACAATTTTTATTAAAAAGGTTCAGAGCTGATGAACAATCTTCTGAGAAGTTAACCGAGGCATTTTTAAAAGAACATGGATTTTAA